The Leadbettera azotonutricia ZAS-9 genome has a window encoding:
- a CDS encoding DUF6672 family protein: MDNKTKQRRLIIRIALVVFWICLGVVLFVLNRGHSILMDNHSVEALNLRAPDLITVTVDKLKPLEFFRNDRDIFKVGGGKHRITIEFSDGTETFTTTFALPLKGDMFLLSIPKMLNGTEPYFEPYINNEIQSRNDAEPAQEIEAPLAP, encoded by the coding sequence ATGGACAACAAAACGAAACAGCGGCGTTTAATCATACGCATAGCGCTGGTGGTATTCTGGATTTGCCTCGGTGTAGTACTTTTTGTACTAAACAGGGGCCATTCGATTTTGATGGATAATCACAGCGTGGAGGCTCTTAATCTCAGGGCCCCGGATCTTATCACCGTTACAGTTGATAAGCTTAAGCCCCTGGAATTTTTTCGCAACGACCGCGATATATTTAAAGTCGGTGGGGGCAAGCACAGGATCACTATCGAGTTCAGCGATGGAACAGAAACATTCACCACAACTTTCGCCCTTCCCCTGAAGGGCGATATGTTTCTCCTCTCCATTCCAAAAATGCTAAATGGAACAGAGCCTTACTTCGAGCCTTATATCAACAACGAAATCCAGAGCAGGAACGATGCGGAACCGGCGCAGGAGATCGAAGCCCCCTTGGCGCCGTGA
- a CDS encoding PilZ domain-containing protein, which produces MDQQPNTEGKKIFFLHPHSVIHQEMLDILIMAGYETYTLLDEKKSRKLLAKFPGSIMFINIDEGLKEPEWEVYIRGIMEDPKTKDSRLGIMSYNQDKTLMQKYLMDLAIPCGYIQLKLGLQESTKIILAALEANEARGRRKYIRADCEDDINATMNFKGDMDIFHGKILDISSAGIAARVEKSPVLTPNSLLREVQCKLRGGLFMTDMIFMGTRRDDKSNYIFLFDPKMSQDNKIAVHRYIKLCLQKYIDALKV; this is translated from the coding sequence ATGGATCAGCAGCCCAATACCGAGGGCAAAAAGATATTTTTCCTCCACCCCCACAGTGTAATCCACCAGGAAATGTTGGACATACTTATCATGGCAGGCTACGAGACCTATACCCTTCTTGATGAGAAGAAATCCAGAAAGCTGCTTGCAAAATTCCCCGGCTCCATTATGTTCATTAATATTGATGAGGGCCTTAAGGAACCTGAATGGGAAGTCTATATACGGGGCATCATGGAGGATCCCAAGACCAAAGACAGCCGCCTGGGCATCATGTCATATAACCAGGACAAGACCCTGATGCAGAAGTACCTCATGGATCTGGCCATACCCTGCGGGTACATTCAGCTCAAGCTGGGGCTTCAGGAAAGCACCAAAATAATCCTCGCAGCCCTGGAAGCCAACGAAGCCAGAGGCCGCCGCAAGTATATACGCGCCGATTGCGAAGACGATATAAATGCAACCATGAATTTTAAAGGGGATATGGATATCTTCCACGGAAAGATACTGGATATTTCATCGGCGGGCATAGCAGCCCGTGTCGAAAAGTCTCCTGTCTTAACCCCCAATTCTTTGCTCCGCGAGGTTCAGTGCAAACTCCGGGGCGGCCTTTTCATGACGGATATGATCTTTATGGGGACCCGCCGCGACGACAAGTCCAATTATATTTTCCTCTTCGATCCTAAAATGTCCCAGGACAATAAGATAGCTGTACACCGTTATATCAAGTTGTGCTTGCAGAAATACATTGATGCGCTGAAGGTGTAA
- the uxaC gene encoding glucuronate isomerase, protein MKQFMDKDFLLGNETARRLFHEAAAAEAIFDYHCHLPPQEIAENRRFANLAQVWLGEGNFGDHYKWRALRANGVDEKLITGKDADPYDRFLAWAETMPRLLGNPLYHWTHLELQRYFDIHDPLDKGSAPAIWKAANEKLQNDPDFSVYGIFRKFKVYAVGTTDDPADSLEYHQKIKASGEIATKVLPSFRPDKALNIEKEGFAAYIARLGRVAGKSINSLPDLLQVLKERVAFFDKLGCRASDHGLEYVPFEAARDGTTGILWEKEAAETFAKAMAGGKVDAGAAESYKTFVLSFLAGEYAEKGWAMQLHAAALRNNNTRAFKAIGPDTGYDAVHDLPMAAKLSRFLDNLEVQGKLPRTILYSLNFADFYPMATIMGCFQGGIPGKMQLGSSWWFLDHKDGMEDQMKLLGNVGLLSHFVGMLTDSRSFLSYPRHEYFRRILCNLLGTWAEDGEIPNDFNLLSGMAKDISFGNAFKYFNS, encoded by the coding sequence ATGAAGCAATTTATGGATAAGGATTTTCTCCTCGGCAACGAAACGGCAAGGAGGCTTTTCCACGAAGCGGCGGCAGCGGAAGCGATTTTCGATTATCATTGCCACCTTCCCCCCCAGGAGATTGCGGAAAACCGGCGCTTTGCAAATCTGGCCCAGGTGTGGCTTGGGGAGGGGAACTTTGGCGACCATTACAAGTGGCGGGCTCTCAGGGCCAACGGGGTAGACGAAAAACTCATCACCGGCAAAGACGCCGATCCCTACGACCGTTTCCTTGCCTGGGCGGAAACCATGCCCAGGCTTCTGGGAAACCCCCTCTACCATTGGACCCACCTTGAGCTGCAGCGTTATTTTGATATTCATGATCCGCTGGACAAGGGAAGCGCCCCTGCTATATGGAAGGCGGCCAACGAGAAGCTGCAGAATGATCCTGATTTTTCAGTGTACGGCATCTTCAGGAAATTCAAAGTTTATGCAGTGGGCACTACCGATGATCCTGCCGACAGCCTCGAATATCATCAGAAGATTAAGGCATCGGGTGAAATCGCGACTAAAGTGCTGCCTTCGTTCAGGCCCGACAAGGCCCTTAATATCGAGAAGGAAGGTTTTGCCGCCTATATAGCCCGGCTTGGCAGGGTGGCGGGCAAGAGCATCAACTCCCTGCCCGATCTCCTTCAGGTTCTCAAGGAAAGGGTCGCCTTTTTTGACAAGCTTGGCTGCAGGGCCTCTGATCATGGCCTTGAGTATGTCCCCTTCGAGGCAGCAAGGGATGGCACAACCGGGATTCTTTGGGAGAAGGAGGCTGCCGAAACTTTTGCCAAGGCAATGGCCGGGGGCAAGGTTGATGCCGGGGCTGCCGAGTCCTACAAAACCTTTGTGCTAAGCTTTTTGGCAGGTGAATATGCCGAAAAGGGCTGGGCCATGCAGCTCCACGCAGCAGCTTTGCGGAACAACAATACCCGGGCTTTTAAGGCCATTGGCCCGGACACAGGCTATGATGCGGTTCACGACCTCCCCATGGCTGCCAAGCTTTCCCGTTTTCTGGATAATTTGGAGGTTCAGGGCAAGCTTCCCCGCACCATATTGTACAGCCTCAATTTTGCCGATTTTTACCCCATGGCTACGATTATGGGCTGTTTTCAGGGGGGGATTCCAGGCAAAATGCAGCTCGGCTCAAGCTGGTGGTTCCTGGATCATAAAGACGGTATGGAAGATCAGATGAAGCTTCTGGGCAATGTGGGGCTCCTCTCGCATTTTGTGGGCATGCTCACAGATTCCCGGAGCTTCCTCTCCTACCCCCGGCATGAGTACTTCCGCCGCATACTTTGCAATCTCCTCGGCACTTGGGCGGAGGATGGAGAAATACCCAACGACTTCAATCTGCTGAGCGGCATGGCAAAGGACATTTCATTCGGAAATGCCTTCAAGTACTTTAATAGTTGA
- a CDS encoding tryptophan--tRNA ligase encodes MKKIALTGVKPTGDLHIGNYFGAIKPAIALTAEYDARYFIADYHALNTMKDAKELNATIRQVAACWLASGLDPDKVIFYRQSSIPETFELSTMLMAFTSKGLMNRAHAYKAAVQDNNEKGDDPDAGVNMGLFTYPVLMAADIILFDSDVVPVGKDQVQHIEMAQDIAQAVNFNYKQEVLKIPQAAVQEEVAVVPGLDGRKMSKSYGNVIPLFAPEKQLRKTIMRIVTNSQGVDEPKDPDASQIFLLYKLFASKEEQAALASRYRAGGMGWGEAKEELFRVVNRELTPIRERYDAYIADPAGLDRILAQGAEKARPIAAATVKRFRKAAGIDN; translated from the coding sequence ATGAAGAAGATAGCTCTCACAGGGGTAAAACCCACCGGCGACCTCCACATCGGCAACTATTTCGGGGCCATCAAGCCCGCTATTGCCCTTACCGCCGAGTACGACGCCCGGTACTTTATCGCCGACTACCACGCCCTTAACACCATGAAGGACGCCAAGGAGCTGAACGCCACCATCAGGCAGGTTGCCGCATGCTGGCTCGCTTCGGGCCTCGATCCCGACAAGGTGATCTTCTATCGCCAGAGCTCCATCCCCGAAACCTTCGAGCTTTCTACCATGCTCATGGCTTTTACCTCCAAGGGCCTCATGAACCGCGCCCACGCCTACAAGGCTGCAGTGCAGGACAACAATGAAAAAGGGGACGATCCCGACGCGGGAGTCAACATGGGCCTCTTTACCTACCCCGTGCTCATGGCCGCCGACATCATCCTCTTTGATTCGGATGTAGTCCCTGTGGGAAAGGATCAGGTTCAACATATTGAGATGGCCCAGGACATTGCCCAGGCCGTGAACTTCAACTACAAGCAGGAAGTGCTTAAAATCCCCCAGGCGGCGGTGCAGGAAGAAGTGGCCGTAGTACCCGGCCTTGACGGCAGGAAGATGAGCAAAAGCTACGGCAACGTCATCCCTCTCTTTGCTCCGGAAAAACAGCTCCGCAAGACCATCATGCGCATCGTGACCAATTCCCAGGGTGTCGATGAGCCCAAAGATCCCGATGCAAGCCAAATCTTTCTATTATATAAGCTTTTCGCCTCCAAAGAGGAACAAGCCGCTCTGGCGTCCCGTTACCGCGCCGGAGGCATGGGCTGGGGCGAGGCCAAGGAAGAACTCTTCAGGGTGGTGAACCGCGAACTTACCCCCATACGCGAACGCTACGATGCCTACATAGCAGATCCTGCCGGCCTCGACCGCATTCTTGCGCAGGGCGCCGAGAAGGCCAGGCCCATTGCCGCCGCCACGGTTAAGCGCTTCAGGAAAGCGGCGGGGATAGATAACTAA
- a CDS encoding Na/Pi cotransporter family protein: protein MQVIGILFHLVGGLCLFLYGMKVMSDGVQQAAGDRMQQVLNFMTRNRFMAVFTGFIVTTLVQSSSATTVMLVSFVNAGLLTLTQSIGVIMGANIGTTTTGWIVSLIGFKFDIASLALPAIGIGFIARIIKWKHQAWGEAFLGFGFIFLGLEFLNTSLPSISSDSVIFISKLSGYGMGSILLSVAIGTVVTLLMHSSAATLTLVITLAFRQIINFEMSAALILGANIGTTIDAILAAFGAKTAAKQTALVHVLFNVVGSILALLFFKPLLTFVDFITPGSSSGEGITSHLAMFHSVFNIGCTIVFIPFVTQFAVLVKFIIKDDPQKEAAVPDHYHFVYRAASIQDTPELSILRAEKEIRDMAGIASSMYASFSEGLKALPETEDKDTLVNVLMDEMKVKEAYADEMRETLTAFLIACTREQINPRSGRRVTLLLRVIADLEDMTDDCCGLVYLLDRSVKKNQLIKGKEMEALVPYVKQVEDFLTLVREHLGRSLTAEQAHQARELEDAIDQARDRLRKLSRKRIEAGKDVKTELLFIDLVRRIEKLGDYCYDISSGLAKMR, encoded by the coding sequence ATGCAGGTAATCGGCATTCTGTTTCATTTAGTCGGCGGTTTGTGCCTCTTCCTCTATGGAATGAAGGTGATGAGCGATGGCGTCCAGCAGGCTGCCGGCGACCGCATGCAGCAAGTCCTTAACTTTATGACCAGGAACCGTTTTATGGCGGTTTTTACGGGGTTTATCGTGACAACCCTGGTACAGTCATCTTCGGCGACCACGGTCATGCTGGTGTCCTTTGTGAACGCCGGCCTCCTTACCCTGACCCAGTCCATTGGGGTCATCATGGGCGCCAATATAGGTACCACCACCACAGGCTGGATCGTGTCCCTCATTGGCTTCAAGTTTGATATCGCCTCCCTGGCGCTGCCCGCCATAGGCATAGGTTTTATTGCCCGTATCATCAAGTGGAAGCACCAAGCCTGGGGCGAGGCTTTTCTTGGCTTCGGCTTCATCTTCCTGGGCCTCGAATTCCTTAATACCTCCCTCCCTTCCATAAGCTCCGATTCAGTTATCTTTATCAGCAAACTTTCCGGTTATGGGATGGGCTCGATACTGTTAAGCGTAGCCATAGGGACAGTGGTCACCCTTCTGATGCACTCTTCCGCCGCAACCCTCACCCTGGTGATTACCCTGGCCTTTAGGCAAATCATAAATTTCGAGATGTCCGCGGCCCTGATCCTGGGCGCCAATATAGGCACTACCATCGACGCAATTTTGGCAGCCTTCGGAGCCAAAACCGCAGCCAAGCAAACCGCTTTGGTGCACGTGCTTTTCAATGTGGTGGGCAGTATTTTGGCACTGCTATTCTTTAAGCCCCTTTTGACTTTTGTTGATTTTATCACCCCCGGATCTTCATCAGGCGAGGGGATAACTTCCCACCTCGCAATGTTCCACTCGGTGTTCAATATAGGGTGTACCATTGTGTTCATCCCCTTTGTAACGCAATTCGCAGTGTTGGTAAAATTCATCATAAAGGACGATCCCCAAAAAGAAGCGGCTGTGCCGGACCATTACCATTTTGTATACCGTGCTGCTTCAATCCAGGATACGCCGGAACTGAGCATCCTGCGGGCAGAAAAAGAAATCCGCGATATGGCAGGCATTGCTTCTTCCATGTACGCCTCCTTCAGCGAGGGCCTCAAAGCCCTGCCCGAAACCGAGGACAAGGATACCCTGGTCAACGTTCTCATGGACGAGATGAAGGTAAAGGAAGCCTATGCCGACGAAATGCGCGAAACCCTCACAGCCTTTCTCATCGCCTGCACCAGGGAGCAAATTAACCCCCGCTCGGGCAGGAGGGTAACCCTGCTGCTCCGGGTTATCGCGGATCTCGAAGACATGACCGATGACTGCTGCGGGCTTGTGTACCTTCTGGATCGCAGCGTCAAGAAAAACCAGCTTATCAAGGGCAAGGAGATGGAAGCCCTCGTCCCCTACGTCAAACAGGTTGAAGATTTCCTCACTCTGGTGCGCGAGCACCTTGGCCGCAGCCTCACTGCCGAGCAGGCCCACCAGGCCCGGGAACTCGAAGACGCCATAGACCAGGCCCGGGACCGTCTCCGCAAGCTGAGCCGCAAGCGCATCGAGGCAGGCAAAGACGTTAAGACAGAATTGCTGTTCATAGACCTGGTGCGGCGCATCGAGAAGCTGGGTGATTACTGTTACGATATTTCCAGCGGCCTTGCCAAGATGAGATAG
- a CDS encoding ABC transporter permease codes for MKQESKLKKILSPTFLADNAVVLIFVVITIAAIPVSGLPLNSILQEILTRIGRNCFLVFSLILPIMAGMGINFGMVLGAMAGQIGLIFAVDWNIVGVPGLVFASLIAIPIAALLGWLAGEILNRARGREMVTGYVLGFFMDGFYQFIVLYLMGAIIPIHSLNIVLSRGYGIRNTLTLDSVRQSLDHFIPLRIGSLNLPIMNYLVIGVLCLFIIWFRKTKLGQDMRAVGQNQAVAHAAGIPVDRTRILAIVISTILASLGQIIFLQNMGNIATYNAHKQTGFFAAAAILVGGASVSKASIPNVFIGTMLLHLMYIVVPRAGTNLFGDAMIGEYFRDAFSYAIIALALVIHAWRKRAQADAARSDLRGGVTEIKG; via the coding sequence ATGAAGCAGGAATCCAAGCTAAAAAAAATACTGAGCCCCACATTTCTTGCGGACAACGCAGTAGTCCTGATCTTCGTGGTCATCACCATAGCGGCAATTCCGGTTTCCGGTCTGCCCCTTAACTCCATACTCCAGGAAATTCTTACCCGCATCGGCAGAAACTGCTTTTTGGTGTTCAGCCTCATACTCCCCATCATGGCGGGCATGGGCATCAACTTCGGCATGGTGCTGGGCGCCATGGCGGGCCAGATAGGCCTCATCTTTGCGGTTGACTGGAACATAGTGGGCGTGCCGGGCCTTGTTTTTGCAAGCCTCATCGCCATTCCCATTGCAGCCCTTTTGGGCTGGCTTGCAGGGGAAATCCTCAACCGCGCCAGGGGACGCGAAATGGTCACCGGCTATGTGCTGGGATTCTTCATGGACGGTTTTTACCAGTTTATTGTTCTTTATCTCATGGGCGCCATCATCCCCATTCACTCCCTCAACATCGTGCTTTCCCGGGGTTACGGTATCAGAAATACCCTTACCCTTGATTCGGTGCGCCAATCCCTGGACCACTTTATTCCCTTGCGAATAGGATCACTCAACTTGCCTATTATGAACTATCTGGTTATCGGCGTCCTCTGCCTCTTTATCATTTGGTTCCGCAAAACCAAACTGGGCCAGGACATGCGCGCCGTGGGGCAGAACCAGGCGGTAGCCCATGCGGCAGGCATTCCGGTAGACCGCACCCGCATACTGGCGATTGTGATCTCCACCATACTCGCAAGCCTTGGGCAGATCATCTTCCTGCAGAACATGGGGAACATCGCCACCTACAATGCCCACAAGCAGACAGGTTTCTTTGCCGCTGCGGCCATTCTCGTGGGGGGCGCATCGGTTTCAAAGGCCAGCATACCCAACGTCTTTATCGGCACCATGCTGCTCCACCTCATGTACATTGTAGTACCCCGCGCGGGCACCAACCTCTTCGGCGACGCCATGATCGGCGAATACTTCCGCGACGCGTTCAGCTACGCTATCATCGCCCTGGCCCTGGTCATACACGCATGGCGCAAACGGGCCCAGGCAGATGCAGCCCGTTCAGACCTCCGCGGCGGTGTTACGGAAATTAAGGGATAG
- a CDS encoding sugar ABC transporter ATP-binding protein, producing the protein MANDVPLLRFENVTKDFYGNTVLTGVDFSLEKGQILGLVGENGAGKTTLMHILFGMSDITETGGYHGKIYINGKPCHFKSPFDALDAGIGMVHQEFSLIPGFTACENIMLNREPVKLNPAVEVFGERLATLKRDIMQERAAKTIAKLGVNISPDTVVSEMPVAHKQFTEIAREIDRDEVKLLVLDEPTAVLTESEAEILLAALERLAGEGIAIIFISHRLREITQIADKILVLRDGHIVRDTKNENISITDITTWMVGREVDVSSVLEKRELSGEAFKVDHLWVDMPGETVRDVSFAVKQGEIFGIGGLAGQGKLGIPNGIMGLYASGGKALMEGKNLALGDPKPVLDAGVAFVSEDRRGVGLLLDESLDWNIAFGAMQTKGEYLKTFFGGLFGLRDEKAMRTLADDYIAKLEIKCTSAKQPAKELSGGNQQKVCLAKAFALNPRLLFVSEPTRGIDVGAKKIVLDTLRYYNREKGTTIVMISSELEELRSICDRIAIVDEGKIAGILPPDAQAAEFGLLMSGIAVNAGGAK; encoded by the coding sequence ATGGCAAATGATGTTCCCCTTCTGCGTTTTGAAAATGTTACGAAAGATTTTTACGGCAACACCGTACTTACAGGCGTGGATTTTTCCCTTGAAAAAGGGCAGATCCTGGGTCTGGTCGGCGAAAACGGCGCCGGCAAAACTACCCTCATGCACATACTTTTTGGCATGTCCGATATCACCGAAACAGGCGGATACCACGGCAAAATTTATATAAACGGAAAGCCCTGCCATTTCAAATCTCCCTTCGACGCTCTTGACGCGGGGATAGGCATGGTTCACCAGGAATTTTCCCTCATTCCGGGTTTTACAGCCTGCGAAAATATCATGCTTAACCGCGAACCGGTTAAGCTCAACCCCGCAGTGGAAGTGTTCGGCGAAAGGCTTGCCACCCTAAAGCGGGACATTATGCAGGAGCGGGCAGCGAAAACCATCGCCAAGCTGGGGGTCAATATTTCCCCGGATACGGTGGTTTCCGAAATGCCTGTGGCCCACAAACAGTTCACCGAAATTGCCCGCGAAATAGACCGGGACGAAGTAAAACTTTTAGTGTTAGACGAACCCACTGCGGTACTTACCGAGAGTGAAGCGGAAATACTGCTTGCGGCCCTTGAACGCCTTGCAGGCGAAGGCATTGCCATCATCTTTATTTCCCATCGCTTAAGGGAAATTACCCAGATAGCCGACAAGATCCTCGTGCTTAGGGACGGCCATATTGTCAGGGATACCAAAAACGAAAACATCAGCATTACCGACATCACTACCTGGATGGTGGGTCGGGAAGTGGATGTTTCAAGCGTCCTGGAAAAGCGGGAACTTTCGGGCGAGGCTTTTAAGGTGGATCACCTCTGGGTGGATATGCCCGGCGAAACCGTGCGGGATGTTTCCTTCGCGGTCAAGCAGGGGGAGATTTTCGGCATAGGGGGCCTTGCAGGCCAGGGCAAGCTCGGCATCCCCAACGGCATCATGGGGCTTTACGCTTCAGGGGGCAAGGCCCTTATGGAAGGGAAAAACCTTGCGCTGGGCGATCCCAAACCGGTGCTGGACGCAGGCGTTGCCTTTGTGTCGGAAGACCGGCGGGGTGTAGGATTACTGCTGGACGAAAGCCTTGACTGGAACATTGCCTTCGGGGCCATGCAGACCAAGGGCGAGTATCTCAAAACTTTCTTCGGCGGTCTTTTTGGGCTTCGTGATGAAAAAGCCATGCGGACGCTGGCCGACGACTATATCGCCAAACTCGAAATTAAGTGTACCAGTGCGAAACAGCCTGCAAAAGAACTTTCAGGCGGCAACCAGCAGAAAGTCTGCCTTGCCAAAGCCTTTGCACTTAACCCCAGGCTGCTTTTTGTTTCGGAGCCTACCAGGGGAATAGATGTGGGAGCAAAGAAAATTGTTTTGGATACCCTGAGATATTATAACCGCGAAAAAGGAACCACTATTGTTATGATTTCCAGCGAACTTGAAGAGCTGCGTTCCATTTGCGACAGGATCGCCATTGTTGACGAAGGCAAAATAGCCGGCATACTGCCCCCTGACGCGCAGGCCGCCGAATTCGGCCTCTTAATGTCCGGGATAGCCGTAAATGCAGGGGGCGCAAAATGA
- a CDS encoding ABC transporter permease subunit, with the protein MSNIAVKIDKNKIEEFISDFGWPRLIIFFFVVALFIAAPFVGINPDSSIKDVLVRFGQNGVMVLAMVPMMQSGSGLNFGLPVGIVAGLLGSTLAMQFQLTGPAGFFGALLLSMPFAILFGYLYGLLLNKVKGEEMTIAMYVGFSIVTFMSIMWLILPFSNPTMVWGYTGKGLRTTITLDGYWSRILNNFLVVKIGPFFEFPTGAILFFVVMAFIMWLFMRSRTGTALTAVGSNPGFARAGGVSVNRCRIIGVMMSSIYGAIGILTYQQGFGFIQLYNSPLYMAFPAVAAILLGGASVNKASILNVVVGTFLFQSILTMTPSVINSVLRTDMSEVIRILISNGMIIYALTRKSKVTK; encoded by the coding sequence ATGAGCAACATCGCTGTAAAAATTGATAAAAACAAAATAGAAGAGTTTATCAGCGATTTCGGCTGGCCCAGGCTCATCATTTTCTTTTTTGTGGTTGCCCTTTTTATCGCCGCCCCCTTTGTAGGCATCAATCCTGATTCTTCCATTAAAGATGTGCTGGTGCGTTTCGGGCAAAACGGCGTCATGGTGCTTGCCATGGTTCCCATGATGCAGTCGGGGAGCGGCTTGAACTTCGGGCTCCCTGTGGGCATTGTTGCGGGCCTTTTGGGTTCCACCCTGGCGATGCAGTTTCAGCTTACAGGCCCCGCAGGATTCTTCGGCGCACTATTACTGTCAATGCCCTTTGCCATCCTTTTTGGGTATCTCTACGGCCTTCTCCTCAACAAGGTAAAGGGAGAAGAAATGACCATTGCAATGTACGTGGGCTTTTCCATTGTTACCTTCATGTCCATCATGTGGCTCATACTTCCTTTCTCAAACCCCACCATGGTTTGGGGTTACACGGGCAAGGGCTTAAGAACTACCATCACCCTGGACGGCTATTGGTCAAGAATACTAAATAACTTTCTCGTGGTAAAAATAGGGCCTTTTTTTGAATTCCCCACAGGGGCAATTCTTTTCTTCGTTGTCATGGCCTTTATCATGTGGCTTTTTATGAGGAGCCGCACTGGTACTGCCCTTACTGCCGTGGGTTCCAATCCCGGCTTTGCCAGGGCAGGCGGGGTTTCGGTAAACCGCTGCCGTATCATAGGCGTCATGATGTCCTCGATTTATGGGGCCATAGGAATACTCACCTATCAGCAGGGCTTCGGCTTTATACAGCTTTACAACTCACCACTCTATATGGCCTTTCCCGCAGTAGCAGCAATACTGCTGGGCGGCGCTTCGGTAAACAAGGCCAGCATACTCAACGTGGTAGTGGGAACTTTCCTTTTCCAAAGCATACTTACCATGACGCCCTCGGTTATCAACAGCGTGCTCAGGACTGATATGTCGGAAGTAATACGCATACTTATCTCCAACGGGATGATCATTTATGCCTTAACCAGAAAATCGAAGGTAACCAAATGA
- a CDS encoding DUF3798 domain-containing protein: MKRIGLAAFILIMGSALIFASGGGQKSSGSTGSTAAYHIGIVTGTVSQSEDDLRGAEELIRRYGAVSSGGVIQHVTYPDNFMDQQETTITQITTLASDPLMKAIVVNQGVPGTAEAFRRIKDSRPDILLFAGESHEDPLIIQQSATLAISADFVSRGYTIPWAAKQLGADTFVHISFPRHMSYESLGLRRQIFEAACKDLGIKFVFVTAPDPTSDVGVAGAQQYILEQTPQWIAQYGKNSVYFCTNDAHTEPLLKQLLTYGGMFVEADLPSPLMGYPGALGIDLSAEAGNFPAILKKVEASVVDKGGAGRFGTWAFSYGFTASAGLGEFAKRILDGKAKVDSAADLYAALGEFTPGAKWNGGYYVDANTGIRARNQILIYMDTYIMGKGYLPTTAQVVPDKYYQIKFQQQ, encoded by the coding sequence ATGAAAAGAATCGGTTTAGCGGCTTTTATCCTTATTATGGGTAGCGCCCTGATTTTTGCCTCTGGCGGCGGCCAGAAGAGCAGCGGAAGCACAGGATCTACTGCGGCTTATCACATTGGCATAGTGACCGGGACAGTTTCCCAGTCTGAAGACGACCTCCGGGGCGCTGAAGAACTCATCAGGCGCTATGGGGCTGTTTCCTCGGGCGGCGTCATCCAGCATGTAACTTACCCCGACAACTTCATGGATCAGCAGGAAACCACCATCACCCAGATCACCACTCTTGCGTCTGATCCCCTGATGAAGGCCATTGTCGTAAACCAGGGCGTACCCGGCACTGCCGAAGCCTTTAGGCGTATCAAGGATTCCAGGCCCGACATTTTGCTCTTTGCCGGTGAATCCCACGAGGATCCTCTGATAATTCAGCAGTCAGCCACCCTGGCCATCAGCGCCGACTTTGTATCCCGCGGTTATACCATCCCCTGGGCTGCCAAACAGCTTGGCGCCGACACCTTTGTGCATATCTCTTTTCCCAGGCACATGAGCTATGAATCCCTCGGTCTCCGCAGGCAGATTTTCGAAGCCGCCTGCAAAGATCTGGGCATAAAGTTCGTGTTTGTAACCGCCCCTGACCCCACTTCTGATGTCGGCGTTGCCGGCGCCCAGCAGTACATTCTGGAACAGACTCCCCAGTGGATCGCCCAGTACGGCAAAAATTCCGTATACTTCTGCACCAATGACGCCCATACCGAGCCCCTGCTCAAGCAGCTCCTCACCTACGGCGGAATGTTCGTAGAAGCCGATCTCCCCAGCCCCCTCATGGGTTACCCCGGAGCCCTGGGCATCGACCTCTCGGCTGAAGCCGGTAATTTCCCCGCCATCCTCAAAAAGGTTGAAGCCTCTGTGGTAGACAAGGGCGGCGCAGGCCGTTTCGGTACCTGGGCCTTCTCCTACGGCTTTACCGCTTCCGCGGGCCTCGGCGAATTCGCCAAGAGGATCCTCGATGGAAAGGCTAAAGTTGACAGCGCTGCGGATCTCTATGCGGCTCTTGGGGAATTCACCCCCGGCGCCAAGTGGAACGGCGGTTACTATGTGGATGCCAATACCGGCATACGCGCCAGGAACCAGATCCTCATCTATATGGACACCTATATCATGGGCAAGGGTTACCTCCCCACTACCGCCCAGGTTGTACCGGACAAGTACTATCAGATAAAGTTCCAGCAGCAATAA